One window from the genome of Patescibacteria group bacterium encodes:
- a CDS encoding tetratricopeptide repeat protein: protein MDRLVEVHLKTMQKAETLPPLQQKLSRVSETVNNFSFFGLMAMLPLFFLPTTVEFFSFNKTYLFYALTLIGLVSWGIKMVAHKSFFIKRSILDLPFAVLLLSGICATIFAQNRFYALTGIQGGLDSSLVTLIALILFYYTTTSTVSQKDLVLGLKLLVFGSSLATIIFLLGLVGVNVFGVAWSSYLFNTVGSLSGVVALSTLSAILALFFLIESKSQSNKGLFSLVLSLLLIPVIAYPTVAGIAGIIVGASIVLLFSKGKLLSESFPYLASAVVSCIIFASVINVPQIRSSLNIATPLPREINAPIRESWSVASMIIAENPFFGAGLGNFYSAYSRFKPLSINYTNLWNTRFNKAGSEYINILATSGVVGLLAWILLLTFVIKGFILDKTKVSLSNLGEDSKEASLTLGVKAATVALLVMLLARPSNISLAIVLFGLLAVLASFSNATKEIIKSSSEAAITTLFVFILIAGVSAYFLGRGYVADMLFRQSINDLALGGRNTYNLQRQAVILNPYNDSYRRSYAQASLALANAVAQKENLTDADKSDVQTLISQAIREARVVTEVVAPLNPDNWEVRGAIYRSLDQVAQDALSWAANAYNSAITLDPNSPRLRVDLGGIYFASKDYANAASLFASATNLKNDYANAHYNLAQAYKELKYFADAKTELEIVLRLIPEGSEDAKVVTEDLAQVTAIVVEAQKNAQAQAEAENNKPSVGQIEAKGAVPTPNQEPLTNPAEQNPDTLPAVENPTQ from the coding sequence CTCCCTTGCAACAAAAACTCTCACGAGTTTCGGAAACTGTTAACAACTTCTCCTTCTTTGGGTTAATGGCAATGCTTCCACTGTTCTTTTTACCCACAACGGTTGAGTTTTTTAGTTTTAATAAAACCTATCTTTTTTATGCGCTAACACTTATTGGTTTGGTCTCGTGGGGAATAAAAATGGTGGCTCACAAATCATTTTTTATTAAGCGGTCAATTCTTGACCTACCTTTTGCGGTACTACTTCTATCTGGAATCTGCGCCACTATCTTTGCTCAAAACAGATTTTACGCTCTTACTGGAATCCAAGGAGGGCTAGATTCGTCTCTTGTGACACTTATTGCTCTAATTCTCTTTTACTACACAACAACTTCTACCGTATCGCAAAAAGATCTGGTTTTAGGACTAAAGCTTCTTGTTTTTGGTTCTTCCCTTGCCACCATAATCTTTTTGCTTGGGCTGGTTGGAGTAAATGTTTTTGGAGTCGCTTGGAGCTCTTACTTGTTTAACACCGTAGGAAGCCTAAGTGGAGTTGTTGCACTGTCTACCCTTTCGGCAATTCTGGCGCTGTTCTTTTTAATTGAATCCAAAAGTCAAAGCAATAAGGGATTGTTTTCGCTGGTACTTTCTTTGCTTTTAATACCGGTTATAGCTTACCCAACAGTGGCTGGAATTGCGGGAATAATTGTAGGAGCAAGCATTGTCCTACTCTTTTCCAAAGGAAAATTGCTTTCCGAGTCTTTTCCCTACTTAGCATCGGCTGTAGTCTCTTGCATAATTTTTGCTTCGGTTATCAATGTTCCCCAAATTAGGAGCTCCTTGAATATTGCCACCCCACTCCCCCGCGAAATCAACGCCCCAATTAGAGAATCTTGGTCAGTAGCATCTATGATTATCGCCGAAAACCCATTTTTCGGAGCGGGCTTAGGAAACTTTTACTCGGCATATTCCAGATTTAAACCCTTGTCCATAAACTACACTAACTTGTGGAATACTAGATTTAACAAGGCCGGAAGCGAGTACATTAATATTCTTGCCACCTCCGGTGTCGTAGGTCTTTTAGCCTGGATTCTTCTTTTGACCTTTGTTATTAAAGGATTCATTTTAGACAAAACCAAAGTAAGCTTGTCTAATTTAGGGGAAGATTCCAAAGAGGCTTCTCTCACCCTTGGGGTAAAAGCCGCAACGGTAGCTCTTTTGGTGATGCTTTTGGCAAGACCCAGCAACATTTCCCTGGCAATTGTGCTCTTTGGTTTACTTGCAGTTTTAGCCTCGTTTAGTAATGCGACTAAAGAAATAATTAAAAGCTCTTCGGAGGCTGCTATAACAACGCTATTTGTCTTTATTTTGATTGCCGGAGTCTCGGCGTACTTTTTAGGAAGGGGTTATGTAGCAGATATGTTATTTAGACAAAGTATCAACGATCTGGCTTTAGGTGGGCGCAATACTTACAACCTGCAAAGACAGGCGGTAATTCTTAACCCCTATAACGACTCCTACCGCCGAAGCTATGCTCAAGCTAGTCTTGCACTGGCAAACGCCGTGGCTCAAAAAGAAAATCTTACTGATGCCGATAAATCGGATGTGCAAACTCTAATTTCTCAAGCTATCAGAGAAGCCAGAGTTGTCACCGAGGTGGTTGCCCCACTAAACCCCGACAACTGGGAGGTTCGGGGCGCAATTTATAGAAGTTTAGACCAAGTTGCTCAAGATGCTCTTTCGTGGGCAGCCAATGCTTATAATAGCGCGATAACCCTTGATCCAAATAGCCCAAGATTGCGAGTGGATTTAGGAGGGATTTATTTTGCCAGCAAAGATTATGCCAACGCCGCAAGCCTGTTTGCCTCGGCAACCAACCTTAAGAATGACTATGCCAACGCTCACTATAATTTGGCGCAAGCCTATAAAGAGCTAAAATATTTTGCCGATGCCAAAACAGAACTGGAGATAGTATTGCGCTTAATTCCCGAGGGGTCAGAAGATGCTAAAGTTGTTACAGAAGACTTAGCCCAAGTGACTGCGATAGTTGTGGAAGCCCAAAAGAATGCCCAAGCGCAGGCAGAAGCAGAAAATAACAAACCTAGTGTTGGGCAGATAGAGGCTAAAGGGGCGGTTCCCACCCCTAACCAAGAGCCTTTGACTAATCCAGCAGAGCAAAACCCTGACACCTTGCCAGCAGTCGAAAACCCAACTCAATAG
- the obgE gene encoding GTPase ObgE, whose protein sequence is MVDKIQIKIKAGDGGDGAVHFMRERYCPKGGPDGGDGGRGGDVYLQVDTNLLTLYDFRSKSIYEAQGGGHGGSDKCTGKSGTDLTLLVPAGTIIMEGDKVIADLTEPKEKVMIARGGKGGVGNYQFRSARNQVPYKATPGGVGQERDLTLELKFIADVGIIGLPSSGKTSLLNVLTTSHGKVASYHFTTLAPNLGVMESKECRIPIADIPGLIEGASEGKGLGHNFLRHIERTKVLIHVIDIAELPQSEANLIKRYKVVRDELEKWGSELLKKPEIVVLNKIDLISSSAFAKATADKQISKKFIAISTVTGEGIEELKKAIVATVKSVSVEDFAVKQTLAPVEYNLETVPNRRMVFRI, encoded by the coding sequence ATGGTTGATAAGATACAAATTAAAATTAAAGCTGGAGACGGGGGAGATGGAGCAGTCCACTTTATGCGGGAACGCTACTGTCCTAAAGGCGGTCCCGATGGTGGGGATGGTGGTAGAGGTGGCGATGTTTATTTGCAAGTAGATACCAACTTACTTACTTTATATGATTTTAGGAGTAAAAGCATTTACGAGGCGCAAGGCGGTGGGCACGGGGGATCGGACAAGTGCACTGGTAAATCGGGTACAGATTTGACTCTTTTAGTCCCAGCGGGCACGATTATCATGGAGGGTGATAAAGTCATTGCTGATCTGACAGAACCAAAAGAAAAAGTCATGATAGCTCGTGGCGGTAAGGGGGGAGTCGGCAACTATCAATTTAGATCAGCCCGCAACCAAGTTCCTTATAAAGCGACTCCGGGTGGCGTAGGGCAAGAGCGCGACTTAACTTTGGAGCTTAAATTTATTGCCGATGTGGGAATCATTGGTCTTCCGAGCTCCGGCAAAACCTCACTTCTAAATGTTTTAACCACCTCACATGGTAAGGTGGCAAGTTACCATTTTACAACTTTAGCGCCTAATCTTGGCGTTATGGAATCAAAGGAATGCCGTATTCCTATTGCTGATATTCCAGGTCTAATCGAAGGGGCTTCGGAGGGAAAGGGCTTAGGTCATAACTTTTTGCGCCATATCGAAAGAACCAAGGTTTTAATTCATGTGATTGATATTGCGGAGCTTCCTCAAAGTGAGGCAAATCTCATCAAGCGATACAAAGTAGTACGAGACGAATTGGAAAAGTGGGGTTCTGAACTGCTAAAAAAGCCAGAGATTGTGGTGTTAAATAAGATAGACCTAATAAGTTCTTCCGCCTTCGCCAAGGCTACGGCGGACAAGCAAATTTCAAAAAAGTTTATTGCTATATCAACTGTTACGGGGGAGGGGATAGAGGAATTAAAGAAGGCTATTGTGGCAACAGTTAAAAGTGTTTCGGTAGAAGATTTTGCGGTTAAGCAAACTTTAGCTCCCGTAGAATATAATCTCGAAACCGTTCCCAACCGCCGAATGGTTTTTAGAATTTAA
- a CDS encoding M23 family metallopeptidase yields MFRFRTTKTNLRSSFSQVRSSRKTKIKKRIEIMREFVLFLIFYTIAKSKKLAKAISQILFLAPLAFTQTKNFITRKLIWGRGRLVRPFISFGVTCFIILVFLTGGFYQYKLVRAQTTESAFVSGVGFILPQRITATTVLPSGRVRDTELSYEVQSGDTLSSIGQEFGVTIETIRYANNITNPNSLKVGQALNIPPVSGVIHTVASGDTIDSIATKYSVASQAIADFNYLNEPFLLALGQKLIVPDAAIPVPVVIVKPTIVTSYDSSAYTNIPYAGSGKVGEGNFIWPTRNRTITQYFSWYHPAIDIAVMSPIYASDSGTVVRSGWWANGYGFAVQIDHNNGFVTTYAHMSSLYVSVGDEVGQGEEIGMMGSTGRSTGLHTHFTIQYNGRFQNPLDYL; encoded by the coding sequence ATGTTTCGATTTAGGACTACAAAAACTAATCTTAGATCATCCTTCTCCCAAGTTAGATCCAGTCGCAAAACCAAGATAAAAAAGCGAATTGAGATTATGCGGGAGTTTGTACTGTTTCTAATATTCTATACAATTGCTAAGTCCAAAAAACTGGCAAAAGCAATCTCACAGATTCTTTTCTTGGCGCCACTGGCATTTACCCAAACCAAAAATTTTATTACCCGCAAGCTAATTTGGGGCAGAGGAAGGCTAGTTCGCCCGTTTATTAGTTTTGGTGTAACTTGTTTTATTATTCTGGTTTTTTTAACTGGGGGGTTTTATCAATATAAGCTAGTTCGAGCGCAAACAACCGAGTCGGCATTTGTTTCGGGGGTGGGGTTTATTTTGCCTCAAAGAATAACAGCAACCACGGTTTTGCCTTCGGGAAGGGTTCGCGATACCGAGTTGTCCTATGAAGTGCAGTCAGGGGACACGCTATCCTCGATTGGGCAGGAATTTGGTGTAACAATAGAAACTATTCGCTATGCCAACAATATCACAAACCCCAACTCGCTAAAAGTTGGACAAGCTCTTAACATTCCTCCGGTAAGTGGGGTAATTCACACGGTGGCGTCGGGAGATACAATTGACTCTATTGCTACAAAATACAGTGTGGCTTCGCAGGCTATTGCCGACTTTAACTACTTAAACGAGCCATTCTTGCTGGCTCTGGGGCAAAAATTAATTGTTCCTGACGCTGCAATTCCGGTACCTGTTGTAATTGTAAAACCTACAATAGTAACCTCTTATGACAGTTCCGCATACACAAACATTCCTTATGCTGGTTCTGGAAAAGTAGGGGAAGGTAATTTTATTTGGCCAACACGAAATCGTACCATTACGCAATACTTTTCGTGGTATCATCCTGCCATTGACATTGCGGTTATGTCTCCAATTTATGCTTCGGACTCGGGAACAGTAGTTAGAAGCGGTTGGTGGGCAAATGGCTATGGCTTTGCGGTGCAAATTGATCACAATAATGGTTTTGTCACAACATACGCCCACATGAGCAGTTTATATGTTTCGGTGGGAGATGAAGTTGGTCAAGGAGAAGAAATTGGCATGATGGGATCAACTGGTAGATCAACTGGGCTCCATACCCACTTTACTATTCAGTATAATGGAAGATTCCAGAATCCACTCGATTATCTGTAG
- the rho gene encoding transcription termination factor Rho translates to MPQETPVTSITQDNRYASYPAPRREYGRDYHQEGSNDFTGETIKVSGVLEILQDYGVLRQEKSFSETDSSRASLPRDVYVSQSQIKRFNLRMGDNLEGFARPPKEGERYLSLLKVEKVEGMDPDKAQKRPFFDKLTPIYPNKRLILETIKDVITTRLIDIVSPIGMGTRGMIVSPPKAGKTWVLKDIAAGIEKNYPEIILKVVLIGERPEEVTDMRRSVKGDVFASNFDEDAEVQTRVAETALEQCKRLAETGKNVVILMDSITRLARAYNLVVAPSGRTLSGGIDPTSLYPPKHFFGAARNFEEGGSLTVLATALVDTGSKMDDVIYEEFKGTGNMELHLDRSLANRGIYPAIDIADSGTRNWELLFDKKEMEAVYRIRRMVDLLDPKEATELVIARLKKTKDNKEFLETLHENK, encoded by the coding sequence ATGCCACAAGAAACACCAGTTACCTCTATTACTCAAGACAATCGTTACGCCTCTTATCCCGCTCCTAGACGGGAATACGGTCGGGACTACCACCAAGAGGGGTCAAATGATTTTACCGGCGAAACAATTAAAGTTTCCGGTGTTTTAGAAATTTTGCAAGATTACGGGGTTTTGCGACAAGAGAAAAGCTTTTCCGAAACCGACTCGTCCAGAGCGAGTTTGCCACGCGATGTCTATGTCTCGCAATCCCAAATTAAAAGATTTAACTTAAGAATGGGGGATAATTTAGAGGGATTTGCCCGACCCCCCAAAGAAGGGGAGCGTTATCTCTCTTTGCTAAAAGTTGAAAAAGTAGAAGGCATGGATCCCGACAAGGCGCAAAAAAGACCGTTTTTTGACAAGCTTACTCCAATTTACCCCAATAAAAGACTTATTTTAGAAACTATCAAAGATGTCATTACAACTCGTCTGATTGATATTGTCTCGCCAATTGGTATGGGGACTCGAGGTATGATTGTTAGCCCGCCAAAAGCTGGTAAAACTTGGGTTCTAAAGGATATTGCGGCGGGAATAGAAAAGAATTACCCCGAGATAATTTTAAAGGTGGTTCTAATCGGCGAGCGACCCGAAGAGGTTACTGATATGCGAAGATCGGTCAAAGGCGATGTTTTTGCCAGCAACTTTGACGAAGACGCCGAGGTTCAAACCCGAGTTGCCGAAACTGCGCTTGAGCAATGTAAACGCCTTGCCGAAACCGGTAAAAATGTGGTTATTTTAATGGATTCTATTACCCGTTTAGCCCGCGCTTATAACTTGGTGGTTGCGCCATCAGGCAGAACTCTCTCTGGCGGAATTGATCCCACAAGTTTGTACCCGCCAAAACACTTTTTTGGCGCGGCCCGAAATTTTGAAGAGGGCGGATCACTGACCGTTCTGGCAACGGCGTTGGTGGATACCGGCTCTAAAATGGATGATGTGATTTACGAGGAATTTAAAGGGACGGGTAACATGGAGTTGCATTTAGACAGATCCTTGGCCAATCGGGGAATCTATCCAGCTATAGATATCGCAGATTCGGGGACGCGCAACTGGGAGCTGCTTTTTGATAAAAAAGAAATGGAGGCGGTTTACCGAATTAGAAGGATGGTGGATCTGCTTGATCCTAAAGAAGCCACGGAGCTGGTAATCGCTCGTCTTAAAAAAACCAAGGACAATAAGGAATTTCTTGAGACTCTCCACGAGAATAAGTGA